Proteins encoded within one genomic window of Lysinibacillus louembei:
- a CDS encoding energy-coupling factor ABC transporter ATP-binding protein, which yields MTSVIKLNNVSYRYPVGDDPVLKDVSFSIEKGKFTAIIGNNGSGKTTLCNTIRGFVPHFYKGDLEGEVIIDQIKMEDYQLGQLGEKVGYVFQNPFIQVSGVKDNVFEEVAYGLENLGVPVEEIKARVEEILKLVKIEHLRDKNPTGLSGGQRQRVALASIIVMDPEILVIDEPTSQLDPIGTEHIFDIIRLMKERGKTIILVEHKMDLIAQYADDLLVMHEGELVLQGPVREVLANPVFEQYQIQYPHVTEVALQLQKAGVPLSFIPIRADELAEALNIDGVVKHD from the coding sequence ATGACATCAGTAATTAAGTTGAACAATGTATCCTATCGCTACCCTGTAGGTGATGATCCTGTATTAAAGGATGTATCATTTTCCATTGAAAAAGGGAAGTTTACTGCAATTATTGGCAATAACGGCTCTGGGAAAACGACGTTATGTAATACAATACGTGGCTTCGTCCCCCATTTTTATAAAGGGGATTTAGAGGGAGAGGTCATAATAGATCAAATAAAAATGGAAGATTATCAATTAGGTCAGCTTGGTGAGAAGGTAGGCTATGTATTTCAAAACCCCTTTATCCAAGTTTCAGGTGTGAAGGATAACGTATTTGAAGAGGTAGCTTATGGGTTGGAAAATCTAGGTGTACCAGTTGAAGAAATTAAAGCTCGTGTTGAAGAAATATTGAAGCTTGTAAAAATTGAGCATTTACGCGATAAAAATCCGACGGGGCTTTCAGGTGGACAAAGGCAGCGTGTAGCACTAGCTTCGATCATTGTGATGGATCCAGAAATTTTAGTAATCGATGAGCCAACTTCACAGCTAGACCCAATCGGTACAGAGCATATATTTGATATTATTCGTTTAATGAAGGAACGTGGAAAAACGATTATTTTAGTGGAGCATAAAATGGATTTAATTGCACAGTATGCGGATGATTTACTTGTTATGCATGAAGGTGAACTCGTACTGCAAGGGCCGGTACGTGAGGTGCTAGCTAATCCAGTATTTGAGCAATATCAAATCCAATATCCGCATGTAACGGAGGTTGCGCTTCAGTTACAAAAGGCAGGTGTACCTCTTTCCTTTATTCCAATTCGAGCGGATGAATTAGCGGAGGCACTAAATATAGATGGGGTGGTTAAACATGACTGA
- a CDS encoding DMT family transporter, producing MKSFIYLIILSLLWGSAFFWTKGLLTYFGPSTIVFFRCLFGLLALLPFVLLKKNRIQLKISPLFIFVLALGAAIPWNIMAFSLQGLDTGLSGILNATTPLFALIFSIVILKAKPSWNQTISLLIGFIAVAILIVFSGQAAGTQFSIYHALLMLAVTMSYALNSIWVKKYYTNISAILLGFWTLLISVVFNGVISIIMEPRAFMDLGELNVFLPLLVLGCLSSGLGYVIFYQIVSTGGPILALMVTFIVPFITVTLGILFLQEPFHLGIAIGLPLMIASLVVMNIQALKKKPSAK from the coding sequence ATGAAATCATTTATCTATTTAATTATACTTAGCTTATTATGGGGATCGGCTTTTTTTTGGACGAAGGGGCTCTTAACATATTTTGGTCCATCGACAATTGTATTTTTCCGTTGCTTATTTGGGTTACTAGCATTATTGCCGTTTGTACTTTTGAAAAAAAATCGAATCCAACTGAAAATAAGCCCTCTATTTATATTTGTTTTAGCTTTAGGAGCTGCCATACCTTGGAATATTATGGCGTTTTCTCTTCAAGGACTTGATACGGGACTAAGCGGTATATTAAATGCGACAACACCTTTGTTTGCTTTAATATTTTCAATTGTGATTTTGAAAGCGAAGCCATCATGGAATCAAACAATAAGCTTACTTATCGGCTTTATAGCTGTTGCTATTTTAATTGTTTTTTCAGGACAAGCCGCAGGGACTCAGTTTTCTATTTACCATGCATTATTAATGCTTGCTGTTACAATGTCCTATGCTTTAAATTCTATTTGGGTAAAAAAATATTATACAAATATTTCAGCCATATTATTAGGATTTTGGACATTACTTATTTCTGTCGTTTTTAACGGTGTAATCAGCATCATAATGGAGCCACGTGCATTTATGGATCTTGGGGAATTAAATGTATTTTTACCATTGCTTGTTTTAGGCTGTTTAAGCTCAGGTTTAGGCTATGTTATTTTCTACCAAATTGTTTCGACAGGTGGTCCTATTCTCGCCTTAATGGTAACATTTATTGTTCCTTTTATTACGGTAACTTTAGGTATCCTCTTTTTGCAGGAGCCTTTCCATTTAGGTATTGCAATTGGTTTACCTTTAATGATAGCGAGCCTAGTTGTTATGAACATTCAAGCACTTAAGAAAAAGCCTTCCGCTAAATAA
- a CDS encoding IDEAL domain-containing protein, producing the protein MDKYYSYTEFLRAVGQQGNKNQCEQLLSDIYLDLFLSRLQRLQRIENLKELIDVALDERNERDFYAYTNELRELEEQPNEESIAFM; encoded by the coding sequence ATGGATAAATACTATTCATACACTGAGTTTTTAAGGGCAGTAGGTCAGCAAGGAAACAAAAATCAATGTGAGCAGTTATTGAGCGATATTTATTTGGACTTATTTTTAAGTAGGCTTCAAAGATTGCAAAGAATTGAAAACTTAAAAGAATTAATCGATGTGGCACTAGATGAAAGAAATGAACGAGATTTTTACGCTTATACAAATGAATTACGTGAGTTGGAGGAACAACCAAATGAAGAAAGCATTGCCTTTATGTGA
- the uvrA gene encoding excinuclease ABC subunit UvrA, which yields MKNTEIVVQGARAHNLKNIDVTIPRDQLVVLTGLSGSGKSSLAFDTIYAEGQRRYVESLSAYARQFLGQMDKPDVDTIEGLSPAISIDQKTTSRNPRSTVGTVTEIYDYLRLLFARIGKPICPTHGIEITSQTVEQMVDRLMEYPERTKMQLLAPMIEGRKGTHVKLLEDLKKQGYVRVRIDGELRDLDDNIELDKNKKHTIEVVVDRVVMKEGIAARLSDSLEAALRLAEGRVVVDVMEHEELLFSEHHACPQCGFSIGELEPRMFSFNSPFGACTSCDGLGMKREVDIDLVVPDWNKTLLEHAIAPWEPTSSQYYPQLLKAVCDHYDIPMDVPIKDIPKAKMDKVLKGSGKDKIQFNYENEFGHKRSQLTEFEGVLNNVERRFRETSSDYVREQMEKYMAEQPCPSCKGYRLKPETLAVKVNDKHIGEVTKFSILEANTFFDGLQLSEKDLQIARLILREIHERLGFLVNVGLDYLTLSRAAGTLSGGEAQRIRLATQIGSRLTGVLYILDEPSIGLHQRDNDRLITTLQSMRDLGNTLIVVEHDEDTMLAADYIIDVGPGAGVHGGQIVAQGTPAEVMDNDASLTGQYLSGKKFIPLPAERRKPDGRKLTIKGATENNLKKVNVDIPLGVFIAVTGVSGSGKSTLINEILYKSLAAKLNRSKVKPGAHKAVEGIEQLEKVIDIDQSPIGRTPRSNPATYTGVFDDIRDVFAVTNEAKVRGYKKGRFSFNVKGGRCEACRGDGIIKIEMHFLPDVYVPCEICHGKRYNRETLEVKYKDKNIADVLDMTIEDAVVFFENIPKIHRKLQTIVDVGLGYMKLGQPATTLSGGEAQRVKLASELHRRSTGKSFYILDEPTTGLHADDIARLLVVLQRLVENGDTVLVIEHNLDVIKTADYMIDLGPEGGDKGGTIVATGTPEEICANKKSHTGHYLQPILERDRKRMAQQIEALTQA from the coding sequence TTGAAAAATACAGAAATCGTTGTACAAGGTGCGCGTGCACATAACTTAAAAAATATAGATGTGACCATTCCACGTGATCAGCTCGTTGTTTTAACGGGGCTATCGGGATCTGGTAAATCTTCATTAGCATTCGATACGATTTATGCGGAAGGACAACGTCGCTACGTTGAATCGTTGTCTGCCTATGCTCGTCAGTTTTTAGGACAGATGGATAAGCCAGATGTTGATACAATTGAAGGCTTATCACCAGCCATTTCCATTGATCAAAAAACGACGAGCCGCAATCCGCGCTCCACTGTTGGAACTGTAACGGAAATTTATGATTATTTGCGCTTGCTATTTGCGCGTATCGGCAAGCCTATTTGTCCAACACACGGCATTGAAATTACATCGCAAACTGTTGAGCAAATGGTAGACCGTTTAATGGAATATCCTGAGCGTACGAAAATGCAGCTACTTGCACCGATGATTGAAGGACGTAAAGGAACGCATGTTAAGCTATTAGAGGATTTGAAAAAGCAAGGCTATGTACGTGTGCGCATTGATGGTGAGCTGCGTGATTTAGATGACAATATTGAGTTGGATAAAAATAAAAAGCATACGATTGAGGTAGTAGTAGACCGCGTTGTGATGAAGGAGGGCATTGCTGCGCGTTTAAGCGATTCATTGGAGGCTGCATTACGCCTAGCAGAAGGGCGTGTTGTTGTCGATGTCATGGAGCATGAGGAGCTATTATTTAGCGAGCACCATGCATGTCCGCAATGTGGCTTTTCAATCGGCGAGCTAGAGCCACGTATGTTTTCATTTAATAGTCCGTTTGGTGCATGTACATCGTGCGATGGGCTAGGTATGAAGCGAGAAGTAGATATCGACTTAGTTGTGCCTGATTGGAATAAAACATTGCTTGAGCATGCTATTGCACCATGGGAGCCAACAAGCTCACAATATTACCCGCAATTGTTAAAGGCGGTATGTGATCATTATGATATTCCGATGGATGTACCAATTAAAGATATACCGAAAGCAAAAATGGATAAAGTATTAAAAGGCTCTGGGAAAGATAAAATCCAATTCAACTATGAAAATGAATTTGGACATAAGCGTAGTCAACTAACGGAGTTTGAAGGTGTGCTAAACAATGTAGAGCGCCGTTTTCGTGAAACGTCCTCTGATTATGTACGTGAGCAAATGGAGAAATATATGGCGGAGCAGCCATGTCCATCATGTAAAGGCTATCGTTTAAAGCCTGAGACGTTAGCTGTCAAAGTAAATGATAAGCATATTGGCGAAGTGACGAAGTTTTCTATTTTAGAGGCGAATACTTTCTTTGATGGCTTGCAATTATCGGAGAAGGATTTGCAGATTGCGCGCTTAATTTTGCGCGAAATTCATGAGCGATTAGGCTTTTTAGTGAATGTTGGCTTAGATTATTTAACATTATCACGTGCAGCAGGTACTTTATCTGGTGGAGAGGCACAACGCATTCGTTTAGCAACACAAATCGGCTCTCGTTTAACAGGCGTTTTATATATTTTAGATGAGCCTTCCATTGGCTTACATCAGCGTGATAATGACCGCTTAATTACGACATTACAAAGCATGCGTGATTTAGGGAATACATTAATTGTTGTTGAGCATGATGAGGATACGATGCTGGCAGCAGATTATATTATTGATGTTGGGCCAGGGGCAGGTGTGCATGGTGGACAAATTGTTGCACAAGGAACACCTGCAGAAGTAATGGACAATGACGCTTCCTTAACAGGGCAATATTTAAGTGGCAAGAAATTTATTCCGTTGCCAGCTGAGCGTCGTAAGCCAGATGGTCGCAAACTAACGATTAAAGGTGCAACTGAAAATAACTTAAAAAAAGTGAATGTTGATATTCCATTAGGTGTATTTATTGCAGTAACAGGTGTATCTGGCTCGGGGAAATCAACATTAATTAACGAAATTTTATATAAATCACTTGCAGCGAAATTGAATCGCTCAAAGGTTAAGCCTGGTGCCCATAAGGCGGTAGAAGGCATAGAGCAGCTTGAAAAGGTCATTGATATTGACCAATCACCGATTGGGCGTACACCACGCTCTAACCCAGCAACATATACAGGGGTTTTCGACGATATTCGTGATGTTTTTGCAGTGACGAATGAGGCGAAGGTGCGTGGTTATAAAAAAGGACGCTTTAGCTTTAATGTCAAGGGTGGTCGCTGTGAGGCTTGTCGTGGTGATGGCATTATTAAAATTGAAATGCACTTTTTACCAGACGTTTATGTGCCGTGTGAAATATGTCATGGCAAGCGCTATAATCGTGAGACGCTAGAAGTGAAATATAAAGATAAAAATATTGCAGATGTGTTAGATATGACAATTGAAGATGCGGTTGTCTTTTTCGAAAACATTCCAAAAATCCATCGCAAGCTACAAACGATTGTTGATGTTGGTTTGGGCTATATGAAACTTGGACAGCCTGCGACAACACTATCAGGTGGAGAGGCACAGCGCGTCAAGCTTGCATCTGAATTGCACCGCCGTTCAACTGGCAAGTCATTTTACATTTTAGATGAGCCAACAACAGG
- the rbsK gene encoding ribokinase: MKIAVVGSTNMDLVYRVPHIVKPGETLHSTKHQLFFGGKGANQAVTAGQLGADVHFIGNVGEDNFGQQIVENLQNKGVNIEAVQQVGATGQAIIQLANSGENAIVLFPGANFLVTPAQIDVHKETIETSKVLLLQLEIPIQAVEQAANIAAKKGVPIILNPAPAQIISDALLANVSILTPNETELEILSGMKINTDEQLIQACTILLEKGVKAIVVTLGENGAFYMNASERGYVRVNKVEVKDTTGAGDAFNGALAVAQCNGMTLKESIVYASKVSEYVVTQMGAQPMIPVSLKVNER; encoded by the coding sequence ATGAAAATAGCAGTTGTAGGAAGCACTAACATGGATCTTGTATACCGCGTTCCTCATATCGTGAAGCCAGGTGAAACGTTACACAGTACAAAGCATCAGCTGTTTTTCGGAGGAAAAGGAGCGAATCAAGCTGTTACAGCAGGACAATTAGGTGCAGATGTACACTTCATAGGAAATGTCGGAGAGGATAATTTTGGGCAACAGATTGTAGAGAATCTGCAAAATAAAGGCGTAAATATCGAGGCAGTTCAGCAGGTTGGTGCAACTGGTCAAGCAATTATCCAGCTTGCAAACTCTGGAGAAAATGCGATTGTTTTATTCCCAGGTGCCAATTTTCTTGTTACACCAGCACAAATCGATGTGCATAAGGAAACGATTGAAACAAGTAAGGTTCTTCTTTTGCAATTAGAGATTCCGATACAAGCGGTAGAGCAAGCAGCGAATATTGCGGCAAAAAAAGGTGTACCAATCATATTAAATCCCGCTCCAGCACAAATAATAAGTGATGCTTTATTGGCCAATGTTTCCATTTTAACACCGAATGAAACAGAATTAGAAATACTGAGTGGAATGAAAATAAATACGGATGAGCAATTAATTCAAGCTTGTACAATTCTATTAGAAAAAGGTGTAAAGGCTATTGTTGTCACATTAGGTGAGAACGGGGCTTTTTATATGAATGCCAGTGAACGAGGCTATGTACGAGTAAATAAGGTAGAGGTTAAGGATACTACAGGTGCTGGAGATGCATTTAATGGTGCTTTAGCTGTAGCACAATGCAATGGAATGACATTAAAGGAAAGCATTGTGTATGCATCAAAAGTTTCTGAGTATGTTGTTACACAAATGGGGGCACAGCCGATGATTCCTGTATCCTTGAAAGTGAATGAGCGATGA
- a CDS encoding ECF transporter S component, translating into MKRSFKDDFNMMAMLLIPIAVAVNLVGFQLANVLRLPIFLDTIGTILVGVVAGPWVALLAGLITNLINAIFNPVYLPFALTSIAIGVGTGYLSKGGFFKTVPKAIISGIIITFIAVIVSAPITVLVFGGATGNTSSLITATFLASGQQLWTAVFSSTFITEIADKVVSVLIVYFVVRKMSDRYLSKMNYGHLYMKRTNKK; encoded by the coding sequence ATGAAACGTAGTTTTAAAGATGATTTTAATATGATGGCGATGCTGCTTATTCCTATCGCAGTAGCTGTGAACTTAGTAGGATTTCAGTTAGCAAACGTGCTTCGTTTACCAATATTTTTAGATACAATTGGAACAATTTTAGTAGGTGTAGTTGCAGGGCCTTGGGTAGCACTTTTAGCAGGTCTTATTACAAACTTAATTAATGCGATTTTTAATCCTGTGTACTTACCATTTGCTTTAACTTCTATAGCAATTGGGGTTGGAACTGGTTATCTTTCTAAAGGTGGCTTCTTCAAAACAGTACCTAAAGCAATTATTTCAGGTATTATCATTACATTTATCGCTGTAATTGTTTCTGCACCAATTACTGTTCTAGTGTTTGGTGGTGCAACAGGAAATACTTCATCACTTATTACAGCTACATTTTTAGCTTCTGGTCAGCAATTATGGACAGCGGTATTCTCATCTACCTTCATTACAGAAATTGCGGATAAGGTTGTTTCTGTATTAATCGTCTACTTTGTAGTAAGAAAAATGTCTGATCGCTATTTATCTAAGATGAACTATGGTCACTTATATATGAAGCGAACGAATAAAAAGTAA
- a CDS encoding energy-coupling factor ABC transporter ATP-binding protein codes for MTELHMNNVSFSYPDGTKALENLTLSFTSGERVAIIGQNGAGKTTAVKLMNGLLKPSEGNVLVGDWDTQNYTTAKISRKVGYVFQNPDDQIFHNDVESEVRFGPKNMGFEPERVDELTNWAMELCGISEFADENPYNLPYSVRKFVTIASVLAMDSDIIILDEPTAGQDKVGLQVLSNLLDVLTEKQKTVVTITHDMEFVTEHFQRIVVMANRKLVIDGDAQHIFYNENVLEQSMLKPPAVAQMAMQLGFSSKILSKNELFESILAQQKK; via the coding sequence ATGACTGAGCTTCATATGAACAATGTAAGCTTTTCTTATCCTGATGGCACAAAAGCATTGGAAAACCTTACTTTATCTTTCACATCTGGAGAACGTGTTGCCATTATAGGGCAAAATGGTGCTGGAAAAACAACGGCTGTCAAGCTCATGAACGGCTTACTGAAACCGAGCGAGGGCAATGTATTGGTCGGTGATTGGGATACGCAGAATTATACTACCGCAAAAATCTCAAGGAAAGTAGGCTATGTTTTCCAAAATCCAGATGACCAAATTTTCCACAATGATGTAGAATCAGAGGTGCGCTTTGGTCCAAAAAACATGGGCTTTGAGCCTGAGCGAGTAGATGAACTAACAAATTGGGCAATGGAGCTATGTGGCATTTCTGAATTTGCGGATGAAAATCCATATAATCTCCCGTATTCTGTAAGGAAATTTGTGACGATTGCATCTGTGCTTGCAATGGATTCGGATATTATTATTTTGGATGAGCCTACTGCTGGACAAGATAAAGTGGGCTTACAGGTGTTAAGTAACTTGCTTGATGTACTAACAGAGAAACAAAAAACGGTTGTCACAATTACACACGATATGGAGTTTGTCACAGAGCATTTTCAGCGCATTGTTGTGATGGCGAATCGCAAATTAGTCATTGATGGAGATGCACAGCATATTTTTTACAATGAAAATGTTTTAGAGCAAAGTATGCTGAAGCCACCGGCAGTTGCGCAAATGGCAATGCAGCTAGGGTTTTCTTCAAAGATTTTATCGAAAAATGAATTGTTTGAATCAATTTTAGCACAGCAAAAAAAGTGA
- a CDS encoding competence protein ComK, whose product MNQNMKHVKSYHITNATYLLLPIPKGKRVVHTLVFDKTGCLYVSQSPMKIINASCRQMGSSYQSAKELSKQYFGENKHKLPIVVAMTYGDPYVMFPLMSPKSPLNGWVSFNSLINIRDQEGQINVTFKNFVDSNLDIQYTSFCKQYVHAAMLHKHLTAKWKHFV is encoded by the coding sequence TTGAATCAAAATATGAAGCATGTAAAATCTTATCATATTACAAATGCAACTTATTTGCTTTTACCAATACCAAAAGGCAAGCGAGTAGTACATACTCTCGTCTTTGATAAAACTGGTTGCCTCTATGTTTCACAAAGCCCTATGAAAATTATTAATGCCTCTTGTAGGCAAATGGGAAGCAGCTATCAATCTGCTAAAGAGCTTTCCAAACAATACTTCGGCGAAAATAAACATAAACTCCCCATTGTAGTCGCCATGACCTACGGAGACCCTTATGTTATGTTCCCTTTAATGTCTCCCAAATCTCCTTTAAACGGATGGGTATCATTCAACTCCTTAATTAATATCCGAGATCAAGAAGGTCAAATTAACGTCACATTCAAAAATTTTGTAGATTCCAATTTAGATATTCAATATACATCTTTTTGTAAGCAATATGTCCATGCAGCAATGTTACATAAGCATTTAACAGCTAAATGGAAGCATTTTGTTTAA
- a CDS encoding energy-coupling factor transporter transmembrane component T family protein, which translates to MKQNALLQLHPMTKFYFALFILGMAVIVPGYLFAFALFPILVLIALLAGVAKEFLNVVLKALLSILIIIFIMQMFFYPGEQVLWSWKFLSIKQEGLNYGLILTSRILAIGSAFILFFRMTEVRDFVKALEDIGLPPMGAYVVLSTLQIIPEMKRQANTIMEAQKTRGVETEGSLLVRAKAFIPTLTPLILSSIAGTEERAITLESRAFSAPVKKTSLHKLTKSTIDRLLPFVYIVIFVAVIVWRFIL; encoded by the coding sequence ATGAAACAAAATGCATTGTTACAGCTTCATCCGATGACTAAATTTTATTTCGCACTTTTCATATTAGGGATGGCAGTAATCGTTCCAGGCTATTTATTTGCATTTGCACTCTTTCCAATTCTAGTATTGATTGCGTTATTAGCAGGTGTAGCAAAGGAGTTTCTTAATGTTGTTTTAAAAGCACTTTTAAGCATACTTATTATTATTTTCATTATGCAAATGTTTTTCTATCCTGGAGAGCAAGTATTATGGAGCTGGAAGTTTTTATCGATAAAGCAAGAGGGGTTAAACTACGGTCTGATTTTAACATCTCGAATTTTAGCGATTGGCTCTGCCTTTATTTTATTTTTCCGCATGACAGAAGTGCGAGATTTTGTAAAAGCACTTGAAGATATTGGGCTACCACCAATGGGGGCTTATGTTGTTTTATCTACATTGCAAATTATTCCAGAGATGAAGCGTCAAGCCAATACGATTATGGAGGCGCAAAAAACGCGTGGTGTTGAAACGGAAGGCTCTTTATTAGTGCGTGCGAAAGCTTTCATACCAACATTAACCCCGCTTATTTTATCATCCATTGCTGGGACAGAGGAACGAGCGATAACATTAGAATCTCGCGCATTTTCTGCACCCGTTAAAAAGACGAGCTTACACAAGCTAACGAAAAGTACAATAGATCGTCTATTGCCGTTTGTCTATATTGTTATTTTTGTAGCTGTAATCGTTTGGAGGTTTATTTTATGA
- the uvrB gene encoding excinuclease ABC subunit UvrB: MTETFDLQSAYQPNGDQPNAIKELVKGVQDGKRHQTLLGATGTGKTFTISNVIQQVNKPTLVMAHNKTLAGQLYSEFKEFFPNNAVEYFVSYYDYYQPEAYVPQTDTYIEKDSSINDEIDKLRHSATSALFERSDVIVIASVSCIYGLGSPEEYREMVVSIRSGMEIERNELLRRLVDVQYERNDINFIRGTFRVRGDVVEIFPASRDEHCIRVEFFGDEIDRIREVNALTGEILSERDHVAIFPASHFVTREEKMRKAIENIEVELEGQLTKFRAEDKLLEAQRLEQRTNYDLEMMKEMGFCSGIENYSRHLTLRESGATPYTLLDYFPDDFLLVVDESHVTLPQVRGMYNGDQARKSVLVEHGFRLPSALDNRPLKFEEFDSKISQAIYVSATPGPYEIEHTPEMVEQIIRPTGLLDPLIDVRPIEGQIDDLIDEIQQRIKRNERVLVTTLTKKMSEDLTSYLKEIGLKVEYLHSEIKTLERIEIIRELRKGTHDVLVGINLLREGLDIPEVSLVAILDADKEGFLRSERSLIQTIGRAARNANGHVIMYADKMTDSMQKAIDETQRRRTIQTAYNEEHGITPQTIIKKIPDVIRATQVAEEEETYVTKVTKGKKLTKAEIDKLIASLEVEMKEASKALDFERAAELRDTIFELKAER, encoded by the coding sequence ATGACGGAAACTTTCGATTTACAATCAGCTTATCAACCAAATGGCGATCAACCGAATGCTATCAAGGAGCTAGTTAAAGGGGTGCAGGATGGCAAACGTCACCAAACATTATTAGGGGCAACGGGTACAGGGAAAACATTTACTATTTCCAATGTCATTCAGCAAGTGAACAAGCCTACTTTAGTAATGGCACATAATAAAACACTGGCGGGGCAATTATATAGTGAATTCAAGGAATTTTTCCCGAATAATGCGGTGGAATATTTCGTTAGCTATTATGATTACTATCAACCAGAAGCGTACGTACCACAAACGGATACGTATATTGAAAAAGATTCGAGCATTAACGATGAAATTGATAAGCTACGACATTCAGCAACATCCGCCTTATTCGAGCGCAGCGATGTCATTGTTATTGCCTCTGTTTCTTGTATTTATGGTTTAGGTTCGCCTGAGGAATATCGAGAGATGGTTGTGTCCATTCGCTCAGGAATGGAAATTGAGCGCAATGAGCTGTTACGCCGACTTGTCGATGTACAATATGAGCGCAACGATATTAATTTTATTCGTGGAACGTTTCGCGTGCGCGGCGATGTTGTGGAAATTTTCCCAGCATCACGTGACGAACATTGTATTCGTGTGGAATTTTTCGGAGATGAAATTGATCGTATTCGAGAAGTCAATGCATTAACAGGTGAAATTTTGTCAGAGCGTGATCATGTTGCGATTTTCCCAGCATCTCACTTCGTTACACGCGAGGAAAAAATGCGTAAAGCGATTGAAAATATTGAGGTTGAGCTAGAAGGGCAGCTCACAAAGTTTCGTGCGGAAGATAAGCTACTAGAGGCACAGCGCTTAGAACAGCGCACGAACTATGATTTAGAAATGATGAAAGAAATGGGCTTTTGCTCAGGTATTGAAAACTATTCACGCCATTTAACATTGCGGGAATCTGGTGCAACGCCTTATACATTGCTTGATTATTTCCCAGATGATTTTTTACTTGTTGTTGACGAGAGCCACGTAACATTACCGCAAGTACGCGGGATGTATAACGGTGACCAAGCGAGGAAATCAGTGCTAGTGGAGCATGGCTTCCGCTTGCCATCTGCTTTAGATAATCGCCCGTTAAAATTTGAAGAGTTTGATTCAAAAATTAGTCAGGCGATTTATGTTTCTGCAACGCCTGGACCATATGAAATTGAGCATACGCCAGAAATGGTTGAGCAAATTATTCGTCCAACAGGCTTACTAGACCCGTTAATTGATGTGCGCCCAATTGAGGGACAAATTGATGATTTAATTGATGAAATTCAACAACGGATTAAGCGCAATGAACGCGTCTTAGTTACAACACTAACGAAAAAAATGTCTGAGGACTTAACTTCCTATTTGAAGGAAATTGGCTTGAAAGTAGAGTATTTGCATTCTGAAATTAAAACATTAGAACGTATTGAAATTATTCGGGAGCTACGTAAAGGAACGCATGATGTATTAGTTGGTATCAATTTACTGCGAGAAGGACTTGATATTCCAGAAGTGTCGCTTGTCGCTATTTTAGATGCTGACAAGGAAGGCTTCTTGCGCTCAGAGCGTTCACTTATTCAAACAATTGGACGTGCCGCACGTAATGCAAATGGTCACGTTATTATGTACGCGGACAAAATGACAGATTCCATGCAAAAGGCAATTGATGAAACACAACGTCGTCGTACAATTCAAACGGCCTATAACGAGGAGCATGGCATTACACCGCAAACGATTATTAAGAAAATTCCAGATGTTATTCGTGCAACACAGGTTGCGGAGGAAGAGGAAACATATGTAACGAAGGTGACGAAAGGTAAGAAATTAACGAAAGCTGAAATTGACAAATTGATTGCCTCATTGGAAGTAGAGATGAAGGAAGCATCAAAGGCGCTTGATTTTGAACGTGCAGCTGAGCTTCGAGATACGATCTTCGAATTAAAGGCAGAAAGGTAG